From a region of the Pukyongiella litopenaei genome:
- a CDS encoding 3-hydroxybutyryl-CoA dehydrogenase translates to MTIEKIGVIGAGQMGNGIAHVMALAGYEVLLTDINQQALDQALETIRRNLARQVGRGLVPEADMEDALGRIGSTLKLTDLGATDLVIEAATERESVKQAIFEDLQPHLRPHTILTSNTSSISITRLASRTDRPERFMGFHFMNPVPVMQLVELIRGIATDEETYRACLGVVERLGKTAASAEDFPGFIVNRILMPMINEAVYTLYEGVGNVKSIDQSMKLGANHPMGPLELADFIGLDTCLAIMNVLHDGLADTKYRPCPLLTKYVEAGWLGRKTGRGFYDYRGDEPVPTR, encoded by the coding sequence ATGACCATTGAAAAGATCGGCGTGATCGGGGCGGGGCAGATGGGCAACGGCATCGCCCATGTGATGGCCCTGGCCGGCTATGAGGTGCTGTTGACCGACATCAACCAGCAGGCGCTGGACCAGGCGCTGGAAACCATTCGCCGCAACCTGGCCCGGCAGGTCGGCCGCGGCCTGGTGCCCGAGGCCGACATGGAGGATGCACTGGGGCGTATCGGGTCGACGCTGAAACTGACCGATCTCGGTGCCACCGACCTGGTGATCGAGGCCGCGACCGAACGCGAAAGCGTCAAGCAGGCGATTTTCGAGGATCTGCAGCCGCATCTGCGGCCCCACACCATCCTGACCTCGAACACGTCGTCGATCTCGATCACCCGGCTGGCCAGCCGCACCGACCGGCCCGAGCGCTTCATGGGGTTCCATTTCATGAACCCGGTGCCGGTGATGCAGCTGGTCGAGCTGATCCGGGGCATCGCCACCGATGAAGAAACCTACCGCGCCTGTCTCGGCGTGGTGGAACGGCTGGGCAAGACCGCCGCATCGGCCGAGGATTTCCCCGGTTTCATCGTCAACCGCATCCTGATGCCGATGATCAACGAGGCGGTCTATACGCTCTATGAAGGCGTCGGCAACGTGAAGTCGATCGACCAGTCGATGAAGCTGGGCGCCAACCATCCGATGGGACCGCTGGAACTGGCCGATTTCATCGGGCTGGACACCTGCCTGGCGATCATGAACGTTCTGCATGACGGGCTGGCGGATACCAAGTACCGGCCCTGCCCGTTGCTGACGAAATATGTCGAGGCCGGCTGGCTCGGCCGCAAGACCGGGCGCGGGTTCTACGACTATCGCGGCGACGAACCGGTGCCGACGCGCTGA
- a CDS encoding DUF6473 family protein, with protein MGFEERGATASDDPPCHYGVSKLHCRGPRRDLDRPYLAFLGGSETYGRFVAQPFVTLLERASGRDCVNLGCLHAGLDAIGRDGDLLAVARGAERRVLQVPGLAGLSNRFYRVHPRRNDRFLQPTQALTDLYPEVDFTEFNYCNHALECLYRLSPQRFAQIRGDLAHSWDLRIRALLHDLGGDTLLMWLRPTPGQGDPVAVTADMVDALRPLASGVVEIAVTAAGPAGELEQMSFAPMQAPVAARMIGPATHRRIAAQLLEVLAR; from the coding sequence ATGGGCTTCGAGGAAAGGGGCGCAACCGCGTCCGACGACCCCCCGTGCCATTACGGGGTATCAAAACTGCACTGCCGCGGGCCGCGCCGCGATCTGGATCGGCCCTACCTGGCCTTTCTGGGCGGCAGCGAAACCTATGGCCGTTTCGTGGCGCAGCCCTTCGTGACGCTGCTCGAACGCGCATCGGGCCGGGATTGCGTCAATCTGGGCTGCCTGCATGCGGGGCTCGATGCGATCGGCCGCGACGGCGACCTGCTGGCGGTGGCCCGTGGTGCCGAGCGCCGGGTGTTGCAGGTGCCGGGGCTGGCGGGGCTTTCGAACCGGTTCTATCGCGTGCATCCCCGCCGCAACGACCGGTTCCTGCAGCCGACGCAGGCATTGACCGATCTCTATCCCGAGGTCGATTTTACCGAGTTCAATTATTGCAACCACGCGCTGGAGTGCCTGTACCGGCTGTCGCCGCAACGTTTTGCGCAGATACGCGGCGACCTGGCGCACAGCTGGGACCTGCGCATTCGCGCGCTGCTGCATGACCTGGGGGGCGATACGCTGCTGATGTGGCTGCGGCCGACGCCGGGTCAGGGCGACCCGGTGGCGGTGACCGCCGACATGGTCGATGCGCTGCGCCCGCTGGCATCCGGTGTCGTCGAGATCGCGGTCACCGCTGCGGGCCCGGCGGGCGAACTGGAACAGATGAGCTTCGCCCCGATGCAGGCGCCGGTCGCCGCGCGGATGATCGGCCCGGCCACGCATCGCCGCATCGCCGCGCAGCTGCTCGAGGTGCTGGCCCGGTAG
- a CDS encoding electron transfer flavoprotein subunit alpha/FixB family protein, with translation MAVLLLAEVSNGELSLDATAKAVTAAKQLGDVTALCAGAHAAAAGDAAAKIDGVSRVLVAEDASLGHRLAESTAALIAGLAGDYDHIVAPATTDAKNVMPRVAALLDVMVISDASGVVDADTFERPIYAGNAVQTVKSTDAKKVVTIRTSTFDAAGEQAAAPVETVSAAADPGLSEWVEDKVAESDRPELTSAGIVVSGGRGVGSEEDFALIEKLADKLGAAVGASRAAVDSGYAPNDWQVGQTGKVVAPDLYIAVGISGAIQHLAGMKDSKIIVAINKDEEAPIFQVADYGLVADLFQALPELTEKLG, from the coding sequence ATGGCTGTTCTTCTTCTTGCCGAGGTGAGCAATGGCGAGCTGTCCCTGGACGCGACCGCCAAGGCGGTCACCGCCGCGAAACAACTGGGTGACGTGACCGCGCTCTGCGCCGGCGCCCATGCCGCCGCCGCGGGCGACGCCGCCGCGAAGATCGACGGCGTGTCCCGGGTTCTGGTCGCCGAGGATGCCTCGCTGGGGCACCGGCTGGCGGAATCGACCGCCGCGCTGATCGCGGGGCTGGCCGGGGACTACGACCATATCGTGGCGCCCGCCACCACCGACGCCAAGAACGTGATGCCGCGGGTGGCCGCGCTGCTGGACGTGATGGTGATCTCGGATGCCTCGGGCGTGGTCGATGCCGACACGTTCGAACGTCCGATCTATGCGGGCAACGCGGTGCAGACGGTGAAATCCACCGACGCCAAGAAGGTGGTCACGATCCGCACCTCGACCTTCGACGCGGCCGGTGAACAGGCCGCCGCCCCGGTCGAGACCGTGTCGGCCGCCGCCGATCCGGGCCTGTCGGAATGGGTCGAGGACAAGGTGGCCGAATCCGACCGCCCCGAGCTGACCAGCGCCGGGATCGTGGTCTCGGGTGGCCGCGGCGTGGGCTCGGAAGAGGATTTCGCGCTGATCGAGAAACTGGCCGACAAGCTGGGTGCCGCCGTGGGCGCGTCGCGGGCCGCGGTCGATTCGGGCTATGCGCCGAACGATTGGCAGGTGGGCCAGACCGGCAAGGTGGTCGCCCCCGACCTCTACATCGCCGTGGGCATCTCGGGCGCGATCCAGCATCTCGCCGGCATGAAGGACAGCAAGATCATCGTCGCCATCAACAAGGACGAAGAGGCGCCGATCTTCCAGGTCGCCGATTACGGCCTCGTGGCGGACCTTTTCCAGGCCCTGCCGGAGCTGACCGAGAAACTCGGCTGA
- a CDS encoding electron transfer flavoprotein subunit beta/FixA family protein — MKVLVPVKRVIDYNVKVRVKADGSGVDLANVKMSMNPFDEIAVEEAIRLKEKGVASEIVAVSIGVKQAQETLRTALAMGADRAILVVAADDVHTDIEPLAVAKILKAVIDEEQPGLVLAGKQAIDNDMNATGQMLSALLGWSQATFASEVGIDGDHALVTREVDGGLQTIKVKMPAIVTVDLRLNEPRYASLPNIMKAKKKPLDEKTAADYGVDVTPRLQVVKTEEPAERAAGIMVGSVDELVEKLKEAGAV; from the coding sequence ATGAAGGTGCTAGTGCCTGTGAAGCGCGTGATTGACTATAACGTGAAGGTTCGCGTCAAGGCGGACGGGAGCGGCGTCGATCTTGCGAATGTGAAGATGTCGATGAACCCGTTTGACGAGATTGCCGTCGAAGAGGCGATCCGCCTGAAGGAAAAGGGTGTCGCGAGCGAAATCGTGGCGGTCTCGATCGGCGTCAAGCAGGCGCAGGAAACGCTGCGGACCGCGCTGGCGATGGGCGCCGACCGCGCCATCCTGGTCGTCGCGGCCGACGACGTGCATACCGACATCGAACCGCTGGCGGTGGCCAAGATCCTCAAGGCGGTGATCGACGAGGAACAGCCGGGGCTGGTGCTGGCAGGCAAGCAGGCGATCGACAACGACATGAACGCCACCGGGCAGATGCTGTCGGCGCTGCTGGGCTGGTCGCAGGCCACCTTCGCCTCCGAGGTTGGCATCGACGGCGATCACGCGCTGGTCACCCGCGAGGTTGATGGCGGGCTGCAGACGATCAAGGTGAAGATGCCGGCCATCGTCACCGTCGACCTGCGCCTGAACGAGCCGCGCTACGCGTCGCTGCCCAACATCATGAAGGCCAAGAAGAAGCCGCTGGACGAGAAGACCGCCGCCGATTACGGCGTCGATGTCACCCCGCGCCTTCAGGTGGTGAAAACCGAGGAACCGGCGGAACGCGCCGCCGGGATCATGGTTGGCTCGGTCGACGAGCTGGTGGAGAAACTCAAGGAAGCGGGGGCTGTATAA
- a CDS encoding cob(I)yrinic acid a,c-diamide adenosyltransferase, whose protein sequence is MVVLNKIYTRGGDAGDTALGNGDRVAKNAARVSAYGTSDELNAFVGVARLQAPEDTDAALARIQNDLFDLGADLCRPDMDRDAEAEYPPLRMVQSQVDRLETEIDAMNAGLSPLRSFVLPGGSALAAHLHVCRTVARRAERLAVELAAAEPVNPIAVKYLNRLSDWFFVAARAANDGGAGDVLWVPGANR, encoded by the coding sequence ATGGTCGTGCTGAACAAGATCTACACCCGCGGCGGCGATGCCGGCGACACCGCCCTGGGCAATGGCGACCGGGTGGCCAAGAACGCGGCCCGCGTGTCGGCCTATGGCACCTCTGACGAGCTGAACGCCTTTGTCGGCGTGGCGCGGCTGCAGGCTCCGGAGGACACCGACGCGGCGCTGGCGCGGATCCAGAACGACCTGTTCGACCTCGGTGCCGATCTCTGCCGCCCCGACATGGATCGCGACGCCGAGGCCGAATACCCGCCGCTGCGCATGGTGCAATCCCAGGTCGACCGGCTGGAAACCGAAATCGACGCAATGAACGCGGGGCTGTCGCCACTGCGCAGTTTCGTCCTGCCCGGCGGCAGCGCGCTGGCGGCCCATCTGCATGTCTGCCGCACGGTCGCGCGGCGGGCCGAACGGCTGGCGGTGGAACTGGCCGCGGCCGAGCCGGTCAACCCGATTGCGGTGAAATATCTCAACCGTCTCAGCGACTGGTTCTTCGTCGCCGCCCGCGCCGCCAATGACGGTGGTGCCGGCGATGTGCTGTGGGTGCCCGGCGCGAACCGCTGA
- a CDS encoding twin transmembrane helix small protein gives MGDPLFILALVAALAVVVVLMIGIGGFAKGGEFNRKYGNKLMRLRIAAQAVAVLLILLFVWLRGQGGQ, from the coding sequence ATGGGCGATCCCCTGTTCATACTGGCCCTGGTGGCCGCACTGGCCGTGGTCGTGGTGCTGATGATCGGCATCGGCGGCTTTGCCAAGGGTGGCGAATTCAACCGCAAATACGGCAACAAGCTGATGCGGCTGCGCATTGCCGCGCAGGCGGTGGCGGTGCTGCTGATCCTGCTGTTCGTCTGGCTGCGCGGCCAGGGAGGCCAGTAA
- a CDS encoding SDR family NAD(P)-dependent oxidoreductase translates to MTGKSILITGCSSGIGQDAARTLKGRGWRVFAACRQQADCDRLRDEGFESPRIDYTDGTTIAAGLAQVLEATGGTLDALFNNGAHQLAGLVEDLPTEGLRAIFEANLFGWHDLTRRVIPVMRAQGHGHVVQCSSGLGLVAIPWRGAYVATKFALEGLSDTMRAELRGTGISVVLIEPGPITTLFREKGIPYFERYIDWRNSPRRVDYEARLLPRLYNGSGPDRFELPASAVTAKLIRALDSTAPAPRYYVTTATYIGGYLRRILSSRMIDRIVTRI, encoded by the coding sequence GTGACCGGAAAATCCATCCTCATCACCGGCTGTTCGTCCGGCATCGGGCAGGACGCCGCACGCACCCTGAAGGGACGCGGCTGGCGTGTCTTCGCCGCCTGCCGGCAGCAGGCCGATTGCGACCGGCTGCGCGATGAAGGCTTTGAAAGCCCGCGCATCGACTATACCGACGGCACGACCATCGCGGCCGGGCTGGCGCAGGTGCTGGAGGCAACCGGCGGCACCCTGGACGCCCTGTTCAACAACGGCGCCCACCAGCTGGCGGGGCTGGTCGAAGACCTGCCGACCGAGGGGCTGCGCGCCATCTTCGAGGCCAACCTGTTCGGCTGGCACGACCTGACGCGGCGGGTGATCCCGGTCATGCGGGCGCAGGGTCACGGGCATGTCGTGCAATGTTCGTCGGGGCTCGGGCTGGTGGCGATTCCCTGGCGCGGCGCCTATGTGGCGACGAAATTCGCGCTGGAGGGGCTGAGCGACACCATGCGCGCCGAACTGCGCGGCACCGGCATCAGCGTGGTGCTGATCGAACCCGGCCCGATCACCACCCTGTTCCGGGAAAAGGGCATTCCCTATTTCGAACGATACATCGACTGGCGCAACTCCCCCCGCCGCGTGGACTATGAGGCCCGGCTGTTGCCGCGCCTCTACAATGGCTCCGGCCCGGACCGGTTCGAACTGCCGGCAAGCGCGGTCACCGCGAAGCTGATCCGCGCCCTGGACAGCACCGCGCCCGCGCCGCGCTATTATGTGACCACCGCCACCTATATCGGCGGCTACCTGCGGCGCATCCTGTCCAGCCGGATGATCGACCGTATCGTGACGCGGATCTGA
- a CDS encoding SH3 domain-containing protein, whose product MKRFIFLTFAVLAWVFFELSGGTDFEPRKQRVAEADAPAAAPVADSAGETRRSALADRQRRDMNDGESDAAQVARLDTSDTPPATVDRAALEAAVQAALGEDTGEDTGENTGPDAAATDPEVSETDMARVRASLTQGLSLFDDGQAPQTLQLASLSDGAASLTEAAPAPDPADIPAPAATFEQPPRDIREVIGTRVNMRDGPGTIYPVVARMRIGQQVEVMSDSGTGWLRLRTIPDGQPGWIASSLISKPAN is encoded by the coding sequence ATGAAGCGCTTCATATTCCTCACGTTCGCCGTTCTGGCTTGGGTGTTCTTCGAGCTGAGTGGCGGGACCGACTTCGAACCGCGCAAGCAGCGGGTGGCCGAGGCCGACGCGCCCGCGGCCGCACCCGTGGCTGACAGCGCGGGCGAAACCCGGCGCTCGGCGCTGGCGGACCGGCAGCGGCGGGACATGAACGACGGCGAGAGCGATGCGGCCCAGGTGGCGCGGCTGGACACGTCCGACACCCCGCCGGCCACGGTTGACCGGGCGGCGCTCGAGGCCGCGGTCCAGGCGGCCCTTGGTGAGGATACAGGCGAGGATACCGGCGAGAATACAGGCCCCGACGCCGCCGCGACCGACCCCGAGGTCAGCGAAACCGACATGGCGCGGGTCCGGGCGAGCCTGACACAAGGGCTGAGCCTGTTCGACGACGGCCAGGCTCCGCAGACGCTTCAGCTCGCGTCGCTGTCCGACGGCGCCGCATCGCTGACCGAGGCCGCCCCCGCGCCCGATCCGGCCGACATCCCCGCGCCCGCCGCCACGTTCGAACAGCCGCCCCGCGACATTCGCGAGGTGATCGGAACGAGGGTCAACATGCGCGACGGGCCGGGCACCATCTATCCGGTGGTCGCGCGGATGCGGATCGGACAGCAGGTCGAGGTGATGAGCGATTCGGGCACCGGCTGGCTGCGCCTGCGCACGATCCCCGACGGCCAACCCGGCTGGATCGCCTCGTCGCTGATCTCGAAACCCGCCAACTGA